A genomic window from Alphaproteobacteria bacterium includes:
- a CDS encoding gamma-glutamylcyclotransferase: MAPAVDAALLDRPGPFWVFAYGSLMWRPGFRHLQVQAALLHGYHRGFYVHSWVHRGSRRRPGLVLGLDSGGSCRGRAYEIADAERPAVLQYLYEREMPTAVYLPRLRPIRLAGRRQEALVFIVDRQSPQYAGGLGPTEMAPLIRHGRGISGANPDYLRDAVAHMDEMGIAAAGLKRLLRLVEG, translated from the coding sequence ATGGCCCCGGCCGTCGATGCGGCGCTGCTGGACCGGCCGGGGCCCTTTTGGGTCTTCGCCTACGGCTCGCTGATGTGGCGGCCGGGGTTTCGCCACCTGCAGGTCCAAGCGGCGCTGTTGCACGGCTACCACCGCGGCTTCTACGTCCATTCCTGGGTCCACCGCGGCAGCCGGCGCCGCCCCGGTCTGGTGCTCGGCCTCGATAGCGGCGGCTCCTGCCGCGGTCGGGCCTACGAGATCGCCGATGCCGAGCGCCCGGCGGTGCTGCAATACCTCTATGAGCGCGAGATGCCGACCGCCGTTTACCTGCCCCGGCTCCGCCCCATCAGGCTGGCGGGCCGGCGCCAGGAGGCGCTGGTCTTCATCGTCGACCGCCAGAGCCCGCAATACGCCGGCGGCCTGGGCCCGACCGAAATGGCACCGCTGATCCGCCACGGCCGCGGCATAAGCGGCGCCAACCCCGATTACCTGCGCGACGCCGTGGCCCATATGGACGAGATGGGGATTGCTGCGGCCGGGCTTAAACGACTTCTCAGGCTGGTCGAGGGCTAG